TTCTCCAGGAAACGCTTGCCTATCTCGGCCCTGTTCACAAGGCTCGTGTTCATCGCCTCTATCTCCTCTGGCTTGAGCACGCGCTCCAGTATGAACCTCGAATACGTGGCCGATAACTGCGACATGTCCATGAGCATGTTCTGCAGCTCGCCCATCTTGAAGCTCAGGTCCTTTGTCGGCTTTAGTATCTCTATGCCCGCAGGTGCATAGTTGAATGCGATGTTTATTATCGACATAAAGTTCTCAAACAGAACCGTGATTACGGCGCTGGTGGTATAGACGTCCTTCTGCTGCAGCGGCTCCTCTATGGCGCCATAGCAATAGACCACCCCCTTCTCCTTCATCAGGTGGTTGTTGATAAGGTCAGTCATCAAAGGCTGCAGCTGTTCCTTGTCCTTGTGCTGCATGTCGAAGTAGAACTTTACCAGCACGCCCCCTCTTGCGATCTTCTCTTCTGTTACTTTGTCTACCTCTGATTTTGCCATGGCATTGCCCACATTACTTGTTGCTCTCTATCCATCTCTTAAGCATTTCCTTAGGCACTGCGCCTACGCTCTGCGCCTTCACCTTGCCCTTCTCGAACAGCAGCGTTGTCGGTATGCTCATTATGCCGTACTTGTTGGCCAGTTCCGGGTTTTCGTCGGCATCTATCTTCACAAACTTTATCTTGCCATCGTAGTCTTTCGACACCTCCTCTATGACGGGCGAATATATCCTGCACGGCCCGCACCACACTGCCCACACGTCGGCTATGACTGGCATGTCCGACTTAAGCACTTCCCCTTCGAAAGTCTTCTCAGTGACGTCTATAACACTCATTTCTGCTCACCTAAAATTTGCATATTGTTAGCGCATCAGGAATATTTAAACCTTGTGTGAGCGGGTTTTTATCGCGGACCATAGCCCTCGGACTGATGTGACAGGCAAAGATATTTATGTCTAATGACACATAAATATGTGTAATATGTGGTAATTGCATGACAAAGAATATGACTTTGACAGTACCGGACGACGTCTGGCGGGCGATGAAGGAGCACCCAGAGATCAATTGGAGCACAGTGGCGCGGAAAGCATTCATTTCATTCGTTAAGGTCCTGTCGAAAGCGGAGGACACCGAGAGCAGGCTGGCAAAGGAGTACGGCCCCGGCATGGTGAGCCGGGTAAACTTTGGGATAAGCGAAAACTACAACGAAAACAAGTATCCGGGCGAGGCCGGTATGATTGGGGCGGGATTCAATGCCGGCATCAACTTCAATATGAGCATAACCCCAACAATCAATAGGTCCCAAGAGAAGAAGACAACCCTGGAAAACACCCTCAAAGACGCACTGAAAGACTAAGCCGGATTAAGGGCGGCCAAGGTCATAGCTGGCGGCCTGCAGCTCTTTGACCGGACGCATTGAATAACGTCGCTTCCGCTAATTGTGCGCCTGCATCAGATTTAAATGCGTTTAACCACACAATAAGCCAGTGATGAAAAGAGAGTCAGCTGAGCTAAGGCTGTGATGTGGATCTTGAGTGCTGAAATGGAGTGAGCGCATGGCGATATCGAAGGGCGACGTCAAGAAATTCGTGAAGGAGCGCTTCAACGTCATGATGGAGGATGCTGCAGCGGAGAAGATGGCAGAGATGCTAGAGAGCAAGGCCGCAGAGATAGCCAAGTATGCCGTTGAACATGCTAAGAAAGGCAGCAAGGCCGTCTGCGCAGAGGATATAGACGCCTACAAGCTTGAGCACGGGAATTGAATGCAGGCAGCCATCTCAGAAAGCCCACGCCACTCGATACGCCTGGACTATGGGGAGCATGCACGGACCACCATGCTCTGGGAGCCCATAAACAAAGACTATGCTTTAGAGACTACGTTCGATGCACAGGGCGCAATATTAAATCAAAAGTTGGTAAGGCTGAACGGGCATACAATACGCGACATGGTATCGGATTTCATAGAGAGCTCCGGCATAGAGTCCAGGGAGAGCGTATACGAGGAGGTGCGCCTGGGCGCCAGATGCCCAAAGTGCGGCTCGCCCGAGCTCAGGCGTTCCGCGCAATCCGCGTCAAGCCCCGACAACGTGCCTGTCATGCCCATGTATGTCTGCCAAGCCTGCGGCGCAAAGAGCTATTACCTGACAGATTCCTACCTGAAGGAGCTCGTCAGGCACAACAAGGCTCTATTCGAACCAAAAGAGCTTGAGGAGCTCGATGGAAATGAGGAAAGGTTTATAAAAGAGATTAGAGAGTATATATCGCGCATGTTTGCGTCGAAGAAAATTCTAAGCATAAAGCTATGATGCGCAATTGATGATACAATGGCTACTCTTTTGTCAGACCTGTATGGGAAGCAGATAATCACTACGACCGGCAACAAGCTCGGTCTCGTGGAAGACGTAATACTCGACTTCGAGTCCGGTACTGTGTCAAACCTGCTTCTGACTAAGATCGATAATCTTGTCAAGTCCCAGAACACAGCAACGGAACTAAGGAAGAACAGCGTCTCCTACGACCGCGTCAAGAACGTCTCCGAGACCATAATAGTTGGTACACAGAAGCTGTAACAATCCCGGTTCTGCTTCTGCAGCATCAGTCAGTAGAGATCTCTCTCGGCACGTTGGGCCTCTTCTTAACTAGTATGCGCCCACCGCAGTAGGTGCACCTCGTGAAGCCCTCGAGTTCCTTTATCTCCTTCCCGCAACTTGCGCATATGTAAACCATTAAAGCACCTATTGCCAATTTAGCGTTCGAAATATAAATGCCTATCTGTTCTTCTTCAGCCATTTCACGAACTCGTTGTGCAGTGCGGACTTGCTCGTGTCTATCACGCGTATCTTGAGCGTCGAGGCGTTGTAGTGCTCGTCATTCAGGTCAAGGACCGATGAATAGTCCTTCATCTCGCAGAAGTGCACCTCCATCCAGTGTATTGTGCCGTCCATGTAGTCGTCAATTACCCTCTTGGACATCGGAACCGAAGAGAAGCTGAAGAGTATTCCGTTGCACCAGTAAAGCGGCATTGTGCCGGCAGGCGTGACACGCTCCCTGAGCAGGTCGTCTGCCTGCACCTTCACGGCCTCATGCACCACCAGCTCCTGTATCGGTGCGTATGTTATCTTAACCATATAATCACAGTTTAAGCACTTCAGCGCTGCGCGTTCAGATTCTCTATCTGGCGCCTCGCCATCTCGCCGGCCGGAGTAGTCATAGTGTATGCACCGCCAGCGTATACCTTGCCGCAGTGGGTGCACTTCCATATGCTCGTGCCTATGCGCCTGACAGTCATGCGCCCGCACGCCTCGCACTTGTAGTGCGCAGCCTTCTGCCTTCTCACAGCGTCGGCCCTCTTCCTTATCCTCGCGCCGTATCTAACGCTTGCGTTGACCATGCAATCACCTAACGCTCTCCTCTATGAGCTTCCTTAGCTCTGCGTGCTTCTTGAACGATTCATTTATAAGGCCTTTTATCTCGTCGGCGCTGAAGGCGCCGCTGAGCCCCTTCTGCATAGCGCGTATTACAGAGCCATCGGTCTCTATGGTGAGCCTGGCGTCGGCTGCGTCCTCCTCTGTTCCCGTCATGTCGAGCACCAGCTTGCCGTCTATCTTGCCGAACGTGGTAGAAGTGACAATTGTGTTTATCTTGGCTGGCTTATCGCGCTTAGAGTAATCCGCCGCGCCATCGCTATAGCTTGGCATCTTCGTGATGGAGAGCGCAGCCATCGCTGCGATCTCGCATGCGTCGAACAGGTTGCCGTCGTAGTTGAGGATATACAGGTCAATGTAGGCGCTCCATGCCTTGCCTTCCTCTATGAACATGCTCTCAAGGTCTAGGCAGTTGCCCGCGCGTATGCCCCTATCAACTACCCGTGCGAGCTCTATCGCGTCAGGGCTCGGCGGCCCTGTCTCGTAATCCGCATTGGCGAGCGGCAGCAGCTCTGCCGACATCACCAGGTTGCCCTGGTTAGGGGTATCGGGCTTCGGCTCCTCAATCACCACCTTCACGCCCGCAAGCACGCGGGTGTTGCCGAGGTCGACCTGCGCAGACCCCTCCGCATGGTCTATAATGCCAGTCTTTATCGATATCTTCCTGAAATCGAGCATGCCTCTGGAATCCTCCCTCTGACCCTTGGCAAGCAGCTCCTTTATGTATCCCTTCCTCACTATGTCCAGCGCGCTCATTGGCTCACCCCAGTATCGTAGACACGCTTCAGCGCATCGCGCTGCAGCGCGCTTATCGTCTTGCCCGCGTCTATCGCCATCTTGACGGCCTCGTCGAACTGCTCAGCTGTTAGACCTCCGTCCATCTGGAGCAGCAGCAGCTCGTTGTTCCTCGGCGATATGGCCATTGGCATGTCAGCGTCAGAATAGTTGTCCTCGATCATGTTGAAGTCAAGCGTGACATGGTCGCCGATGCGCCCCGCGCTGACTGCGTAGACAAGATCCTTCATCTTTATGCCCGCGTTGGCGAACGCTACCGATGCGGCGGTGAGCCCCGCAGCGCGGGTTCCGCCGTCGCCCTGCAGTATCTCTATGAATATGTCGATCTCGCTGCCGGGGAAATCGCTGGTTATCACCACGTTCTCGAAGACCTCCTTTATCACCTTGGAGATCTCGGTCGCGCGCCTGTTCGGGCCGGTCCTGTTGTGCTCCCCAAGCGACGAGAATGGCGCCATCTGGTACCTGCACTTGATTATCGCTTTGCTCGGATCTGCAAGATGCTTCGGCCTTGCCTCCCTCGGTCCGAATACGGCCGCGATTATCTTGTTGTTGCCCCATTCAAGGTACGCCGAGCCATCGGCGTTCTTGAGTATGCCTGCCTCTATCCTTATCGGCCTGAGCTCTCCGAAATCCCTGCCGTCGAGCCTCTTGCCGTTCACTATCAGTTCCGGTTTGTTTAAAGACGATGCCATAGACTCACTTGCTTTGTGCGTTTTCATTCATTCTTTCGAGCATGCTTTTTATCCTTTCGGTAAGGCCGGTCGTGTGCGCCTCGCGCTCTACGGTCAGCACCGCTGCTGTAGCCGCCGCGACATTGCTCCCGCGCATCCATACAATCCCGTTTCTGCCGACTATTATATTGCATCCGGTAAGCTCTATTATCTGCGTGATCATAGTGTTGGCCTTGCCTATCAGCCTTGGCACCCTAACTGCCTTTATCCGCATGAGCAGTCCAGCCCGCAAGAGCTTGGGCCTCTCGAGAATGGCGAGCCTCTTGTGCTCTACGTCGCGTATCTCAGCTTCTATCACGTCGCCCACCACATACCTTGCGTTGTCGTACTTGTCCTGTATTAGCAATCCGTCGATTGCCTCATCGAGCGTGATGCCATAAACGCCGTTCCTGCCTACCCTCTCCACAATGCCTACGACTACGTCGCGGGGCCTTGGCTTCCATCTGCCCTCCAGTTGTATGATGTCATTGTGCGTGCTGTCGTACAGCCCGACCACCTCAGAGCGCGTCTTGTAGCCGTCGAAGTAAGTGTTTTCGACTGAAAGCTGCCTGTCCGATATGGCTGTACCCGGTAGCACTATCTCCCGCATTAATATCGCTCAAACTATTTTTATTGCGACCCTTCCCTGCGTCGCGTTGTTCATCTTCTGGTAGAAGTCGTTCTGCAGCCCAGCCGGGAACTCCACCGTCGCCTGCAGCGATCCGTCGCCCAGCCATTGCTCCGACTTCAGCCCGAACTGCTTGAGTATGCCGTAGCACCTGTTCGAGGCGTCAGCCGGTATTGTTACCTCCATCTTCACCACTGCGAACTTTATCGGAACCAGCATGTTTATCTTCTTGACTACCTCATCTATCTGCTCGGTCGCATTCTTGAACGGGTCTATCGATACCCTCGCTTCTTTCATCGCATTCTCGATCCTGAGCGCGGGCATCGGTGCATTGGTCCTGGGGTCTATCGCGTTCCTTGCTATGGTCTCTACTATCTGCTTGCGCTTCTCCTCCGCAAACCTGTTCCTCTGCTCGGTAGTTATGGGCACATCGCCCTTCTTGAGTATGTGGTCGACAACGGCCGCAAGGTCGGTTGTGCCGAACGCCTTCTTTATCTTGTCCTCGCTCTGGCGTTCGCCCTTCCTTGCGTCCTTGAAGATCTCCTCGGCCTCAAGCACGCTCATCGGATCCTTGCGCTTTCCAGTTATG
The Candidatus Marsarchaeota archaeon genome window above contains:
- the trxA gene encoding thioredoxin; the encoded protein is MSVIDVTEKTFEGEVLKSDMPVIADVWAVWCGPCRIYSPVIEEVSKDYDGKIKFVKIDADENPELANKYGIMSIPTTLLFEKGKVKAQSVGAVPKEMLKRWIESNK
- a CDS encoding PRC-barrel domain-containing protein → MATLLSDLYGKQIITTTGNKLGLVEDVILDFESGTVSNLLLTKIDNLVKSQNTATELRKNSVSYDRVKNVSETIIVGTQKL
- a CDS encoding DNA-directed RNA polymerase subunit P, encoding MVYICASCGKEIKELEGFTRCTYCGGRILVKKRPNVPREISTD
- the rpl37ae gene encoding 50S ribosomal protein L37ae (structural models have indicated that the folded zinc-finger motif interacts mainly with domain III of 23S rRNA, whereas the amino-terminal region of L37 interacts primarily with domain II), which produces MVNASVRYGARIRKRADAVRRQKAAHYKCEACGRMTVRRIGTSIWKCTHCGKVYAGGAYTMTTPAGEMARRQIENLNAQR
- a CDS encoding RNA-binding protein (involved in the 3' to 5' degradation of a variety of RNA species; forms a trimer of heterodimers (hexamer) with Rrp42; Rrp41 is the catalytically active subunit), whose product is MSALDIVRKGYIKELLAKGQREDSRGMLDFRKISIKTGIIDHAEGSAQVDLGNTRVLAGVKVVIEEPKPDTPNQGNLVMSAELLPLANADYETGPPSPDAIELARVVDRGIRAGNCLDLESMFIEEGKAWSAYIDLYILNYDGNLFDACEIAAMAALSITKMPSYSDGAADYSKRDKPAKINTIVTSTTFGKIDGKLVLDMTGTEEDAADARLTIETDGSVIRAMQKGLSGAFSADEIKGLINESFKKHAELRKLIEESVR
- a CDS encoding exosome complex exonuclease Rrp41, whose amino-acid sequence is MASSLNKPELIVNGKRLDGRDFGELRPIRIEAGILKNADGSAYLEWGNNKIIAAVFGPREARPKHLADPSKAIIKCRYQMAPFSSLGEHNRTGPNRRATEISKVIKEVFENVVITSDFPGSEIDIFIEILQGDGGTRAAGLTAASVAFANAGIKMKDLVYAVSAGRIGDHVTLDFNMIEDNYSDADMPMAISPRNNELLLLQMDGGLTAEQFDEAVKMAIDAGKTISALQRDALKRVYDTGVSQ
- a CDS encoding KH domain-containing protein, with protein sequence MREIVLPGTAISDRQLSVENTYFDGYKTRSEVVGLYDSTHNDIIQLEGRWKPRPRDVVVGIVERVGRNGVYGITLDEAIDGLLIQDKYDNARYVVGDVIEAEIRDVEHKRLAILERPKLLRAGLLMRIKAVRVPRLIGKANTMITQIIELTGCNIIVGRNGIVWMRGSNVAAATAAVLTVEREAHTTGLTERIKSMLERMNENAQSK
- a CDS encoding ribosome assembly factor SBDS; protein product: MPSKTVIAKFSANKDDFEILVNSDLAYEYITGKRKDPMSVLEAEEIFKDARKGERQSEDKIKKAFGTTDLAAVVDHILKKGDVPITTEQRNRFAEEKRKQIVETIARNAIDPRTNAPMPALRIENAMKEARVSIDPFKNATEQIDEVVKKINMLVPIKFAVVKMEVTIPADASNRCYGILKQFGLKSEQWLGDGSLQATVEFPAGLQNDFYQKMNNATQGRVAIKIV